A region from the Geobacillus vulcani PSS1 genome encodes:
- a CDS encoding nucleoside recognition domain-containing protein codes for MVGTLQRGVIAGLKTSWALGKIIFPVTLVLALLQPTPLFSWLIDLVTPLMKWFGLSGDAAVPLVLGNLLGLYAAIGAMLTIEFTVKEVLILAVMLSFSHNLIVESSVASRTGMSVWLMLAVRIGLAVVSGLLIAHLWDGGQELAQYGFVSPEAAPPSGWGDIILAALKKAATGIVQLVAIVIPLMTIIQVLKERHWIETFSRWMAPVTKMLGMSANTSLTLAAGFVFGLAYGAGVMIQAAKEDGVSKRDLTLAFIFLVSCHAVVEDTLIFVPLGIPVWPLLVIRLVTAVLLTMAVAFLWRRFEHPMRKEAAS; via the coding sequence ATGGTGGGAACATTGCAGCGCGGCGTCATCGCCGGGCTGAAGACGTCATGGGCGCTTGGCAAAATCATTTTTCCGGTGACGCTCGTTCTGGCGTTGTTGCAGCCGACGCCTTTATTTTCATGGCTGATCGACCTTGTCACTCCCCTGATGAAATGGTTCGGCTTATCCGGCGATGCGGCCGTGCCGCTGGTGCTCGGCAATCTGCTCGGGCTGTACGCCGCGATCGGGGCGATGCTGACGATCGAGTTTACAGTGAAAGAAGTGCTCATTCTCGCTGTCATGCTTTCCTTTTCTCACAACTTGATCGTCGAGTCTTCCGTCGCCTCGCGCACGGGAATGAGTGTTTGGCTCATGCTCGCCGTGCGCATTGGCTTAGCCGTTGTATCCGGTTTGTTGATCGCCCATTTATGGGACGGGGGGCAGGAACTCGCTCAATATGGGTTTGTCTCGCCTGAAGCCGCCCCGCCGTCCGGATGGGGGGACATCATCTTGGCGGCGCTGAAAAAAGCGGCCACCGGCATCGTCCAGCTGGTCGCGATTGTCATTCCCCTAATGACGATCATTCAAGTATTGAAAGAACGCCACTGGATTGAGACGTTTTCGCGCTGGATGGCGCCGGTGACCAAGATGCTTGGCATGAGCGCGAACACATCGCTCACGCTCGCGGCCGGTTTTGTGTTCGGCCTCGCTTATGGGGCGGGGGTGATGATTCAGGCGGCGAAAGAAGACGGCGTCTCGAAGCGCGATTTGACGTTGGCGTTTATTTTTCTCGTTTCTTGCCATGCGGTTGTCGAAGACACGCTCATTTTTGTTCCGCTTGGCATCCCGGTCTGGCCGTTGTTGGTCATTCGCCTCGTTACGGCTGTGCTGTTGACGATGGCGGTGGCGTTCCTTTGGCGCCGTTTTGAACACCCGATGAGAAAGGAAGCCGCATCATGA
- the ppaX gene encoding pyrophosphatase PpaX encodes MTIRTILFDLDGTLIDTNELIIQSFLHTLEKYYPGRYGREDVLPFIGPSLYETFSSLDPERVEEMVKTYRTFNHARHDELIREFDTVYETIETLHRHGFRLGVVTTKMHDTALMGLRKTRLEPFFSCVIGLDDVSRPKPDPEPIHKALEALQSKPDEALMVGDNYHDILAGKNAGVKTAGVAWAIKGRGHLEQYEPDYMLEKMSDLLAIVGINERKEEAPSR; translated from the coding sequence ATGACGATTCGCACGATTTTATTTGACCTTGACGGAACGTTGATTGATACGAATGAGCTGATCATCCAGTCGTTTTTGCATACGCTGGAGAAGTACTACCCGGGCCGCTACGGGCGTGAGGACGTGCTGCCGTTCATCGGGCCGTCGCTGTACGAGACGTTCAGCTCGCTCGATCCGGAACGGGTCGAGGAGATGGTGAAGACGTATCGCACGTTCAACCACGCTCGCCATGACGAACTGATCCGCGAGTTTGACACGGTGTATGAGACGATCGAAACGCTGCACCGCCATGGATTTCGCCTTGGCGTCGTAACGACGAAAATGCATGACACGGCGCTCATGGGCTTGCGAAAAACGCGGCTTGAGCCGTTTTTCTCATGTGTCATCGGTCTTGATGACGTCAGCCGCCCTAAGCCGGATCCCGAACCGATTCATAAGGCGCTTGAGGCGCTTCAGTCGAAACCGGACGAAGCGCTGATGGTCGGCGACAACTACCACGACATTTTGGCCGGCAAAAACGCCGGCGTCAAAACGGCCGGCGTCGCCTGGGCGATTAAAGGCCGCGGCCATTTGGAACAATATGAACCGGACTATATGTTGGAAAAAATGAGCGATTTGCTGGCCATTGTCGGCATCAACGAACGGAAGGAGGAAGCGCCCTCCCGGTGA
- a CDS encoding acyltransferase, producing MRRTTKYPVHGANSLWQLYRTVSFWKVLKNVIVIQIGRYTPFLPLKNWLYRTFLGMKIGEQTALAFMVMPDILFPEKIRIGRNCVIGYNTTILAHEYLVDEYRLGDVVIGDEVMIGANSTILPGVVIGDRAVVAAGTVVHQDVPPGAMVAGCPMRIVRRNEPPSD from the coding sequence GTGAGACGAACGACCAAATACCCCGTCCACGGGGCGAACTCGCTCTGGCAATTGTACCGCACTGTCTCGTTTTGGAAAGTGCTGAAAAACGTGATCGTGATCCAAATCGGGCGCTACACGCCGTTTTTGCCGCTGAAAAACTGGCTGTATCGCACGTTTCTCGGCATGAAGATCGGCGAGCAAACGGCGCTCGCCTTTATGGTCATGCCGGATATTCTCTTCCCGGAAAAAATCCGCATCGGCCGCAACTGCGTCATCGGCTACAACACGACGATTCTCGCCCACGAATATTTAGTGGACGAATACCGCCTCGGCGATGTGGTGATCGGCGATGAGGTGATGATCGGCGCGAACTCGACCATTTTGCCCGGCGTGGTGATCGGCGACCGCGCCGTCGTCGCCGCCGGCACCGTCGTCCATCAAGACGTCCCGCCCGGGGCCATGGTCGCCGGCTGCCCGATGCGCATCGTCCGCCGGAATGAACCGCCTTCCGATTGA
- a CDS encoding VanZ family protein: MFGGSCLLTFDIPIVFLFFIPLVVLLIRRNYKNIPFSKSLIFVIFYIHVVVVIGITLFPIPFQKELLHDLKASHIESSINFVPFLSIIKILSLHSIGTGFAQIGGNFLLLLPLGIYLPLLFYRVNSFKRVSFIVCLCSFMIESMQFFISLILNYHYKAVDVDDVILNTLGGQFGYLIYRITIPSIERNVDLSRFTNNLRFKE; this comes from the coding sequence ATGTTTGGGGGGAGTTGTTTGTTAACCTTCGATATCCCAATAGTTTTCTTGTTTTTTATTCCTTTAGTTGTTTTGCTTATTAGACGAAATTATAAAAATATACCATTTTCTAAAAGTTTAATTTTTGTTATTTTTTACATCCATGTTGTTGTTGTTATTGGTATTACCTTGTTCCCCATTCCCTTCCAAAAGGAGTTGTTACATGACTTAAAAGCAAGTCATATCGAGAGCTCAATAAATTTCGTTCCCTTTTTATCTATTATTAAAATATTATCGTTACACTCAATTGGAACAGGTTTCGCACAAATTGGGGGCAACTTTTTGTTGCTACTTCCTCTAGGAATATATCTGCCACTTTTATTTTATAGAGTGAATAGCTTTAAAAGAGTATCTTTCATTGTTTGTTTATGCTCATTCATGATTGAATCTATGCAGTTTTTCATTTCTTTGATATTAAATTATCATTATAAAGCAGTAGATGTCGATGATGTGATATTGAACACATTGGGGGGACAATTTGGTTACCTCATATATCGGATCACGATTCCTTCAATTGAAAGGAATGTTGATTTATCACGTTTTACAAACAACTTGAGATTCAAGGAATAG
- a CDS encoding ATP phosphoribosyltransferase regulatory subunit, whose protein sequence is MAKRLFMFEKPLGMRDTLPFLYEMKKQVRSVMAEEIERWGYEFIETPTLEYYETVGAASAIADHRLFKLLDQQGHTLVLRPDMTAPIARVAASRLYEDGNPLRLAYNANVFRAQQREGGRPAEFEQIGVELIGDGTVAADAEVISLMAALLKRVGLGRFSVAIGHIGYVNALFLEILGNEERASVLRRFLYEKNYVGYREHVKSLPLSSIDQKRLLDLLSLRGGCEAIEAAKALASSGEGQQAADEVAALFAALETYGVAEAVKLDMALVSHMSYYTGILFEVYAEQVGFPIGNGGRYDELLAKFSRPAPATGFGLRVDRLIEAVGETDVREEIECIVFSQERLAEAVELAEAKRAEGRRVVLQHIAGIRDIDAYSQRYRSIVYLLGRSGREGQ, encoded by the coding sequence ATGGCAAAAAGGCTGTTCATGTTTGAGAAACCGTTAGGCATGCGCGATACGCTGCCGTTTTTATATGAAATGAAAAAGCAGGTGCGCTCGGTGATGGCGGAAGAAATCGAGCGCTGGGGCTATGAGTTTATCGAAACGCCGACGCTTGAGTATTATGAAACGGTCGGCGCGGCGTCGGCGATCGCCGATCATCGGCTGTTTAAGCTCTTGGACCAGCAAGGGCACACGCTCGTACTGCGGCCCGACATGACGGCGCCGATCGCCCGCGTGGCGGCGTCAAGGCTGTATGAGGACGGCAACCCGCTCCGGTTGGCGTACAACGCCAACGTGTTTCGCGCGCAGCAGCGCGAAGGCGGGCGGCCGGCGGAGTTTGAGCAGATCGGCGTCGAGCTGATCGGCGATGGCACGGTGGCGGCCGACGCCGAGGTGATCAGCTTAATGGCGGCGCTGCTGAAGCGCGTGGGTCTCGGCCGCTTTTCGGTGGCCATCGGCCATATCGGTTATGTCAATGCGCTCTTTTTGGAGATTTTAGGGAATGAAGAGCGGGCGAGTGTGCTGCGCCGCTTCTTATATGAAAAAAATTATGTCGGCTACCGTGAGCATGTGAAGTCGCTGCCACTTTCGTCGATCGATCAAAAGCGGCTGTTGGATCTTCTTTCGCTACGCGGCGGCTGCGAGGCGATCGAGGCGGCAAAAGCGCTGGCTTCGAGCGGGGAAGGGCAGCAAGCCGCCGATGAGGTGGCCGCTCTGTTTGCGGCGCTTGAGACGTATGGGGTGGCCGAGGCGGTGAAGCTCGATATGGCGTTGGTCAGCCATATGAGCTATTACACCGGCATTTTGTTTGAAGTGTACGCCGAGCAAGTGGGATTCCCGATCGGCAACGGCGGGCGGTATGATGAGTTGCTGGCGAAGTTTTCCCGCCCGGCGCCGGCGACAGGGTTTGGCCTGCGCGTCGATCGGCTGATCGAGGCGGTTGGCGAGACGGATGTGCGCGAGGAGATCGAGTGCATCGTGTTCAGCCAAGAGCGGTTGGCGGAGGCGGTCGAGCTCGCCGAGGCGAAGCGGGCGGAAGGGCGCCGCGTCGTCTTGCAGCATATCGCCGGCATTCGCGATATTGACGCCTACAGCCAGCGCTATCGGTCGATCGTCTATTTGCTTGGCCGAAGCGGGCGCGAGGGGCAATGA
- the hisG gene encoding ATP phosphoribosyltransferase has translation MLTIAMPKGRIFDEAVELLRRADYALPPEFAESRKLVIDVAEEQMRFILAKPMDVVTYVEHGVADLGIAGKDVLMEEERNVYELLDLRISRCHLAVAGLPGVKMNEIAPRVATKYPNIASTYFREQGEQVEIIRLNGSIELAPLIGLADRIVDIVSTGRTLKENGLVELERIAEVTSRLIANPASYRLNSGEIERLVDRLAAVIPER, from the coding sequence ATGCTGACGATTGCGATGCCGAAAGGACGCATTTTTGACGAGGCGGTCGAGCTGCTGCGCCGGGCGGATTATGCGTTGCCGCCGGAGTTTGCCGAATCGCGCAAGCTCGTCATTGATGTTGCTGAGGAACAAATGCGCTTTATTTTGGCGAAACCGATGGATGTGGTGACGTATGTGGAGCACGGAGTGGCCGATCTAGGCATAGCGGGGAAAGACGTTTTAATGGAGGAAGAACGAAACGTCTATGAGCTGCTCGATTTGCGCATCAGCCGCTGCCATCTGGCCGTCGCCGGGCTGCCCGGCGTCAAGATGAATGAAATCGCCCCAAGGGTGGCGACGAAATATCCGAACATCGCCTCAACGTATTTTCGCGAACAAGGCGAGCAAGTGGAAATCATCCGCCTGAACGGATCGATTGAACTCGCCCCGCTCATCGGCCTGGCCGACCGGATTGTGGACATCGTTTCCACGGGGCGGACGTTGAAAGAAAACGGGCTTGTCGAGCTTGAACGAATCGCCGAGGTGACGTCGCGCCTGATTGCCAATCCGGCCAGCTACCGGTTAAACAGCGGGGAGATCGAGCGGCTGGTCGATCGGCTCGCGGCGGTCATTCCCGAGCGGTGA
- the hisD gene encoding histidinol dehydrogenase, protein MKIERIQGGVSLRRTIESGTEEQRRAVLDIIAAVRARGDAALKEYTERFDGVKLDSLRVTEAEMERAHASMSAEMLEIIREAAAHIRAYHERQKRQSWWMTNEDGTILGQKVTPLDAVGLYVPGGTAAYPSSVLMNVIPAQVAGVKRIVITSPPNKDGTLPAGVLAAAHELGVAEIYKVGGAQAIAALAYGTETIRPVDKIFGPGNIYVALAKREVFGHVAIDMIAGPSEIVVLADETARPDEIAADLLSQAEHDVRASAILVTPSMKLALAVASEVERQLETLPRREIAQAALETYGAIYVTETLDEAVEAVNELAPEHLEVMTAEPMALLGKLRHAGAMFFGRFSSEPVGDYFAGPNHVLPTNGTARFSSGLSVDEFVKKSSVIVYSEAALKQHGNKIAAFARLEGLEAHARAIEMRLKRERGER, encoded by the coding sequence ATGAAAATCGAACGAATCCAAGGCGGCGTCTCGCTAAGGCGGACGATTGAAAGCGGAACGGAGGAGCAGCGCCGAGCCGTGCTCGATATCATCGCCGCGGTGCGCGCCCGGGGCGATGCGGCGCTGAAAGAATATACGGAACGGTTTGACGGCGTCAAGCTGGATTCGCTGCGGGTGACGGAAGCGGAAATGGAGCGCGCGCATGCGTCCATGAGCGCGGAGATGCTGGAGATCATCCGTGAAGCGGCGGCCCACATTCGCGCCTATCATGAGCGGCAAAAGCGCCAATCATGGTGGATGACGAACGAAGACGGCACGATTCTCGGGCAAAAGGTGACGCCGCTTGACGCCGTCGGGCTGTATGTGCCGGGCGGGACGGCCGCCTATCCGTCGTCCGTGCTGATGAACGTCATTCCTGCGCAAGTGGCGGGAGTGAAGCGGATTGTCATCACCTCGCCGCCAAATAAAGACGGCACGCTGCCGGCTGGGGTGCTGGCGGCGGCGCATGAACTTGGGGTGGCGGAAATTTACAAAGTCGGCGGCGCGCAGGCGATCGCGGCGCTGGCGTATGGAACGGAAACGATTCGGCCGGTCGATAAAATTTTCGGACCGGGCAACATTTATGTGGCGTTGGCGAAACGGGAAGTGTTCGGGCATGTGGCGATCGACATGATCGCCGGGCCGAGCGAAATTGTTGTGCTCGCGGATGAGACGGCCCGCCCGGATGAGATTGCGGCGGATTTGTTGTCACAGGCCGAGCATGACGTGCGGGCGTCAGCCATTTTAGTAACGCCTTCAATGAAACTTGCCTTGGCGGTGGCGAGCGAGGTGGAACGGCAGCTTGAGACGCTGCCGCGCCGCGAGATCGCCCAAGCGGCGCTGGAAACCTACGGGGCCATTTATGTGACCGAGACGCTTGATGAGGCCGTTGAGGCGGTCAATGAGCTGGCGCCCGAGCATTTGGAAGTGATGACGGCGGAGCCGATGGCGCTGTTAGGGAAACTTCGCCATGCCGGGGCGATGTTTTTCGGCCGCTTCAGCTCTGAGCCGGTCGGCGACTATTTTGCCGGGCCGAACCACGTGCTGCCGACCAACGGCACGGCCAGATTCTCAAGCGGCTTGAGCGTCGATGAGTTTGTGAAAAAATCAAGCGTGATCGTTTACAGTGAAGCCGCCTTGAAACAACATGGCAACAAAATCGCCGCGTTTGCCCGCCTCGAGGGGCTGGAGGCGCACGCGCGCGCCATTGAGATGCGGCTGAAACGAGAAAGAGGGGAACGATAA
- the hisB gene encoding imidazoleglycerol-phosphate dehydratase HisB: MAREATIARTTKETSIQLTFSLDGEGKTELETGVPFLTHMLDLFAKHGQFDLFVDAKGDTHIDDHHTTEDIGICLGQAIKEALGDKKGIKRYGHAFVPMDDALAQVVIDLSNRPHLEFRGEFPAAKVGTFDVELVHEFLWKLALEARMNLHVIVHYGRNTHHMIEAVFKALGRALDEATMVDPRVKGVPSTKGML; encoded by the coding sequence ATGGCGAGAGAGGCGACGATCGCAAGAACGACGAAGGAGACAAGCATTCAGCTGACGTTTTCGCTAGACGGTGAAGGGAAGACGGAGCTCGAGACCGGCGTGCCGTTTTTGACCCATATGCTTGATTTGTTTGCGAAACACGGCCAGTTTGACTTGTTTGTTGACGCGAAAGGCGATACGCATATTGACGATCACCATACGACCGAAGATATCGGCATTTGCCTCGGGCAGGCGATCAAAGAAGCGCTCGGCGACAAAAAGGGAATCAAGCGGTACGGCCACGCGTTTGTGCCGATGGATGATGCGCTGGCGCAAGTCGTGATCGACTTGAGCAACCGCCCGCATTTGGAATTTCGCGGCGAATTTCCGGCGGCGAAAGTCGGCACGTTCGATGTCGAGCTCGTTCACGAGTTTTTATGGAAGCTGGCGCTGGAGGCGCGGATGAACTTGCATGTCATCGTTCATTACGGGCGCAATACCCACCATATGATCGAAGCGGTGTTTAAAGCGCTCGGGCGGGCGCTCGATGAAGCGACGATGGTCGACCCGCGCGTCAAAGGCGTCCCGTCGACGAAAGGGATGCTCTAA
- the hisH gene encoding imidazole glycerol phosphate synthase subunit HisH: MTMIGIIDYGMGNLYSVSKALERLGCPYIVSGDNEELARAGGLILPGVGSFRDAMHILRETGLADFIRAAAENGTPLLGICLGMQLLFDESEENGPTEGLGLLRGRVVRFPGVTKAGEPYKVPHMGWNQLRFHRPSPLLDDVEEGHVYFVHSYYVVPGDEEVVLASSEYDVDVPAVVGRGHVFGTQFHPEKSGAVGMHILRNYVGIATGKENG, translated from the coding sequence ATGACGATGATCGGGATCATCGACTATGGCATGGGCAACTTATACAGCGTCAGCAAAGCGCTTGAGCGGCTTGGCTGTCCGTATATCGTGAGCGGCGACAATGAGGAGCTGGCGCGGGCAGGCGGGCTCATTTTGCCTGGCGTCGGCTCGTTCCGCGATGCGATGCACATTTTGCGTGAAACCGGGCTGGCCGATTTCATCCGCGCGGCGGCTGAAAACGGCACGCCGTTGCTCGGCATTTGTTTAGGGATGCAGTTGTTGTTTGACGAAAGCGAGGAAAACGGGCCGACCGAAGGGCTCGGGCTGCTTCGCGGCCGCGTCGTCCGCTTTCCGGGCGTGACGAAAGCCGGCGAGCCGTACAAAGTGCCGCACATGGGCTGGAATCAGCTTCGCTTTCATCGTCCGTCGCCGCTTCTTGATGATGTCGAGGAAGGGCATGTGTATTTTGTCCATTCGTATTACGTCGTCCCGGGCGACGAAGAGGTCGTGCTCGCCAGCAGCGAATACGATGTCGACGTCCCAGCGGTCGTCGGGCGCGGCCACGTGTTTGGCACACAGTTTCACCCGGAAAAAAGCGGCGCGGTCGGCATGCACATCTTACGCAACTATGTCGGCATCGCCACAGGAAAGGAGAATGGCTGA
- the hisA gene encoding 1-(5-phosphoribosyl)-5-[(5-phosphoribosylamino)methylideneamino]imidazole-4-carboxamide isomerase — protein sequence MASFTIYPAIDMRGGKCVRLLQGDYNQETVYGDSPVAMAEQFAAQGAEWIHMVDLDGAKEGRRVNDRFVIETVRRFPVNVQVGGGIRTEDDVAYYLERGVARVILGSAAIADPPFVKEMLKKYGRRIAIGIDARDGFVATDGWVQTSNVKAEELGRMLAEAGAETFIFTDIATDGTLSGPNIAAAVRLAEATGKEVIASGGVRSLDDLRALREYAGQGIGGAIVGKALYTNQFTLAEAVKAVNER from the coding sequence ATGGCATCGTTTACGATTTATCCGGCGATCGATATGCGCGGCGGCAAATGCGTCCGCCTGTTGCAAGGCGATTACAATCAAGAAACGGTGTACGGCGATTCGCCGGTCGCGATGGCCGAACAGTTCGCCGCCCAAGGGGCGGAGTGGATTCATATGGTCGATTTAGATGGGGCGAAAGAAGGGCGGCGCGTCAACGACCGGTTTGTCATTGAGACGGTCCGCCGGTTTCCAGTGAACGTCCAAGTCGGCGGCGGCATTCGCACCGAGGACGATGTCGCCTACTATTTGGAGCGCGGCGTCGCCCGCGTCATTTTAGGGAGCGCGGCGATTGCCGATCCGCCGTTTGTGAAAGAGATGTTGAAAAAATACGGCCGCCGGATCGCCATCGGCATCGACGCCCGCGACGGTTTCGTGGCGACGGACGGCTGGGTGCAAACATCGAACGTGAAAGCGGAAGAGCTCGGAAGGATGCTTGCCGAGGCGGGGGCGGAGACGTTTATTTTCACCGATATTGCCACCGACGGCACGCTGTCGGGGCCAAACATCGCTGCGGCGGTCCGTTTGGCCGAGGCGACGGGAAAAGAAGTGATTGCCTCCGGCGGCGTGCGCTCGCTCGACGATTTGCGCGCGCTTCGCGAATACGCCGGTCAAGGCATCGGCGGAGCGATCGTCGGCAAGGCGCTGTACACCAATCAATTTACGCTCGCGGAAGCGGTAAAGGCGGTGAACGAGCGGTGA
- the hisF gene encoding imidazole glycerol phosphate synthase subunit HisF → MITKRIIPCLDVKDGRVVKGVQFVQLRDAGDPVELAKAYDEQGADELVFLDISASHEGRKTMVDVVERVAAQLAIPFTVGGGIHSLDDMKRMLRAGADKVSLNTAAVLHPALITEGADFFGSQCIVVAIDAKYDQALGSWRVYTHGGRNATEWEVVAWAKEAVRLGAGEILLTSMDADGGKNGFDLELTRRVSEAVPVPVIASGGAGKAEHFWEAFEKGKADAALAASIFHYKETSVGQVKAYLKERGVNVR, encoded by the coding sequence GTGATTACGAAGCGCATCATCCCGTGCTTGGACGTAAAAGACGGCCGCGTTGTCAAAGGGGTGCAGTTTGTCCAGCTGCGCGATGCCGGCGACCCGGTCGAGCTTGCGAAGGCGTACGATGAGCAAGGAGCGGACGAGCTCGTGTTTTTGGACATTTCCGCCTCGCACGAAGGGCGGAAAACGATGGTCGATGTCGTCGAGCGCGTCGCTGCTCAGCTCGCCATTCCGTTTACGGTCGGCGGCGGCATTCATTCGCTTGATGACATGAAGCGCATGTTGCGCGCCGGGGCGGACAAAGTGTCGCTCAACACGGCCGCGGTGCTCCATCCTGCTTTGATCACCGAAGGGGCGGACTTTTTCGGCTCGCAATGCATCGTCGTCGCCATTGATGCGAAGTACGATCAGGCGCTCGGTTCTTGGCGCGTTTATACGCACGGCGGCCGCAACGCCACGGAATGGGAAGTCGTCGCCTGGGCGAAAGAAGCGGTGCGCCTTGGCGCCGGGGAGATTTTGCTGACGAGCATGGATGCCGACGGCGGGAAAAACGGCTTTGACCTCGAGTTGACGCGGCGAGTGAGCGAAGCGGTCCCGGTTCCGGTCATCGCCTCGGGCGGCGCCGGCAAGGCCGAGCATTTTTGGGAAGCGTTCGAAAAAGGAAAAGCGGACGCGGCGCTGGCGGCGTCGATTTTCCATTACAAAGAAACATCGGTCGGTCAAGTGAAGGCGTACTTGAAAGAAAGAGGGGTGAACGTGCGATGA
- the hisIE gene encoding bifunctional phosphoribosyl-AMP cyclohydrolase/phosphoribosyl-ATP diphosphatase HisIE, with translation MTADIRFDDNGLVPAIVQDAQSKEVLMLAYMNKESLEKTLATGETWFYSRSRQALWHKGATSGNVQRVVDIRYDCDADTLLVLVEPAGPACHTGTYSCFSRALDGAGRTPAADRFAILNELEQIIAQRDAERPEGAYTTYLFEKGIDKILKKVGEEATEVIIAAKNRSHEELKWEAADLLYHLLVLLREQKLPLDAVLETLAERHAQKAGAGDKK, from the coding sequence ATGACAGCCGACATTCGCTTTGACGACAACGGGTTGGTGCCCGCCATCGTTCAAGACGCGCAAAGCAAAGAGGTGCTCATGCTCGCCTATATGAACAAAGAGTCGCTCGAAAAAACGCTCGCGACGGGGGAAACGTGGTTTTACAGCCGCTCGCGCCAAGCGTTGTGGCATAAAGGGGCGACGTCCGGGAACGTGCAGCGGGTGGTCGACATCCGCTACGACTGCGACGCCGACACGCTCCTTGTGCTGGTGGAGCCGGCGGGTCCGGCGTGCCATACGGGGACGTATTCCTGCTTTTCCCGCGCGCTTGACGGCGCGGGGCGCACGCCGGCGGCCGACCGGTTTGCGATTTTGAATGAGCTTGAACAAATCATCGCCCAGCGCGACGCCGAACGCCCCGAAGGAGCGTATACAACGTATTTGTTTGAAAAAGGCATCGATAAAATCTTGAAAAAGGTCGGCGAAGAAGCGACCGAAGTGATCATCGCGGCGAAAAACCGAAGCCATGAGGAGTTGAAATGGGAAGCGGCCGATTTGTTGTACCATTTGCTGGTGCTTTTGCGCGAACAAAAGCTGCCGCTTGACGCCGTGCTGGAGACGCTGGCCGAGCGGCACGCGCAAAAGGCGGGAGCGGGCGACAAAAAATAA